The following proteins are co-located in the Micromonospora coriariae genome:
- the amcB gene encoding cyclophane-forming radical SAM peptide maturase AmcB: MRGLATVPSYVVMQPTTLCNLDCAYCYLPFRAADRRMPVPVAEAVAAAVNPWAAAGRFSVVWHGGEPLATGREWLADLIAPFGPEVEHHVQTNATLIDDEWCAFFAEHDVRVSVSVDGPRERNGDRVNRGGQPAYDRIMRGVDALRRHGLPFSALAVVSRPEPGLAAELYDYFLGLGCDVLGINIEETEGVNTRDNRHDRAAVTTFWAELVAAWRREPRIHLREIEWSLRYAAAVLDNSADAVLPRRLDPIPTIGHDGSVTVLSPELAGFTDARYGDFSSGNVLTTPLAEILTGAGATPWVREFLAGVEACRASCPYFGFCGGGHAANRYFELGRFDGTETEHCRNSKIRLLEGVLEHARDHQSPAP; this comes from the coding sequence ATGCGTGGCCTGGCCACGGTCCCGTCGTACGTCGTCATGCAGCCCACCACGCTGTGCAACCTCGACTGCGCGTACTGCTACCTGCCCTTCCGGGCTGCCGACCGCCGGATGCCGGTGCCGGTGGCCGAGGCGGTGGCGGCGGCGGTCAACCCGTGGGCGGCGGCCGGCCGGTTCTCGGTGGTCTGGCACGGCGGAGAGCCGCTGGCGACCGGCCGGGAGTGGCTGGCCGACCTGATCGCGCCGTTCGGGCCCGAGGTCGAGCATCACGTGCAGACCAATGCCACGCTGATCGACGACGAATGGTGCGCCTTCTTCGCCGAGCATGACGTGCGGGTGAGCGTGAGCGTCGACGGGCCCCGGGAGCGCAACGGCGACCGGGTCAACCGGGGTGGCCAGCCCGCGTACGACCGGATCATGCGCGGGGTGGACGCGTTGCGCCGACACGGCCTGCCCTTCTCCGCGCTGGCCGTGGTGTCCCGGCCGGAGCCGGGGCTCGCCGCCGAGCTGTACGACTACTTCCTCGGCCTGGGCTGCGACGTCCTGGGCATCAACATCGAGGAGACCGAGGGGGTCAACACCCGGGACAACCGCCACGACCGGGCGGCGGTGACCACGTTCTGGGCGGAGCTGGTGGCGGCCTGGCGCCGGGAGCCGCGGATCCACCTGCGCGAGATCGAGTGGTCGCTGCGCTATGCGGCGGCGGTGCTCGACAACTCGGCGGACGCGGTGCTGCCCCGCCGGCTGGACCCGATCCCGACCATCGGGCACGACGGATCGGTGACCGTGCTCTCCCCGGAACTCGCCGGCTTCACCGACGCCCGCTACGGCGACTTCAGCAGCGGTAACGTGCTGACCACCCCGCTGGCCGAGATTCTCACCGGCGCCGGGGCGACCCCGTGGGTGCGCGAGTTCCTGGCCGGGGTGGAGGCGTGTCGGGCGTCCTGCCCGTACTTCGGCTTCTGTGGCGGTGGTCATGCCGCCAACCGTTACTTCGAGTTGGGGCGTTTCGACGGCACGGAGACCGAGCACTGCCGCAACAGCAAGATCCGCCTATTGGAGGGAGTGTTGGAGCATGCCCGAGACCACCAGTCACCGGCGCCCTGA
- a CDS encoding PPOX class F420-dependent oxidoreductase translates to MTTLDRLSVEKYILLTTFRKDGRAVPTPVWSVRDGDALAVWTRADSGKVKRIRRNGDVTVAPCDVRGRPHGAEVPAHATIYGNGDTGRVRDLLKHKYRLLGRLSLLGSRLRRGEGGTVGIRVTLAEEQG, encoded by the coding sequence GTGACCACGCTGGACCGACTGTCGGTGGAGAAGTACATCCTGCTCACGACCTTCCGCAAGGACGGTCGGGCGGTGCCGACTCCCGTCTGGTCGGTCCGCGACGGCGACGCGTTGGCGGTCTGGACCCGGGCCGACTCCGGCAAGGTGAAGCGGATCCGCCGCAACGGCGACGTGACAGTGGCGCCGTGCGACGTTCGGGGTCGGCCGCACGGTGCGGAGGTGCCCGCCCACGCGACGATCTACGGCAACGGCGACACCGGCCGGGTGCGCGACCTGCTCAAGCACAAGTACCGGCTGCTCGGTCGACTGAGCCTGCTCGGCAGCCGGCTGCGCCGGGGCGAGGGTGGCACGGTCGGCATCCGGGTGACGCTGGCCGAGGAGCAGGGCTGA
- a CDS encoding SRPBCC family protein, protein MGQGMTDPPDIRQDLERFSLRCTLLVPGPAEHAFAVFTADLTDWWVTEYTWSGPEALAELGMEPRAGGMLYEIGPYGFRADWGRVLTWDPPRRLVFVWQIGPDRVPVPDPARASEVEVLFLPDGPERTRVELEHRHFDRHGEAAEGYRKALTAGWHELLTRYLAAVSRRDPTTAA, encoded by the coding sequence ATGGGACAGGGGATGACTGATCCGCCCGACATCCGGCAGGACCTGGAACGGTTCTCCTTACGGTGCACACTCCTCGTCCCGGGTCCCGCCGAGCACGCGTTCGCGGTTTTCACCGCCGACCTGACCGACTGGTGGGTCACCGAATACACCTGGTCCGGCCCCGAGGCCCTGGCCGAGCTGGGCATGGAACCGCGGGCCGGCGGAATGCTCTACGAGATCGGCCCGTACGGCTTTCGCGCCGACTGGGGCCGGGTGCTCACCTGGGATCCGCCGCGTCGGCTGGTCTTCGTCTGGCAGATCGGTCCGGACCGGGTGCCGGTACCGGACCCGGCCCGGGCCAGCGAGGTGGAGGTGCTGTTCCTCCCCGACGGCCCCGAGCGCACCCGGGTCGAGCTGGAGCACCGGCACTTCGACCGGCACGGTGAAGCGGCCGAGGGGTACCGCAAGGCGCTCACCGCCGGCTGGCACGAGCTGCTCACCCGCTACCTCGCCGCGGTGTCGCGCCGCGACCCCACCACCGCTGCCTGA
- a CDS encoding DUF2786 domain-containing protein has translation MSEAMLSKVRKLLAQAEDPACTPAESAAFTAKATELIARYGVDRALLAARDPATDPVGDRVMDIVAPYARDKVGLLAAVAEPLRCRCVRRRQGNGFALHLFGFASDLERVDLLFTSLLVQAAHGLAGTAVPAGEHPAAFRRSWLAGFAQVIGGRLWAAETAAASDSGTPSVALVLADRSDRVQRRLAEQYPRLRTAPPRRLAGTGFGSGAQAGRRADLGGRDLGGTATERQLGR, from the coding sequence ATGTCCGAGGCCATGCTCAGCAAGGTGCGCAAACTGCTGGCCCAGGCCGAGGACCCGGCCTGCACGCCCGCCGAGTCCGCGGCGTTCACGGCCAAGGCCACCGAATTGATCGCCCGCTACGGAGTGGACCGGGCACTGCTCGCCGCCCGGGACCCGGCCACCGACCCGGTCGGCGACCGCGTAATGGACATCGTCGCTCCGTACGCCCGGGACAAGGTCGGCCTGCTCGCCGCGGTCGCCGAACCGCTGCGCTGCCGCTGCGTACGCCGTCGGCAGGGCAACGGGTTCGCGTTGCACCTGTTCGGCTTCGCCAGCGACCTGGAACGGGTGGACCTGCTCTTCACGTCGCTGCTCGTGCAGGCGGCGCACGGCCTGGCCGGCACGGCGGTGCCGGCCGGCGAGCATCCGGCCGCCTTCCGCCGGTCCTGGCTCGCCGGGTTCGCGCAGGTGATCGGGGGGCGGCTCTGGGCGGCCGAAACGGCGGCGGCCAGTGACTCGGGCACGCCGTCGGTGGCACTCGTGCTGGCCGACCGCTCCGACCGGGTGCAACGGCGACTCGCCGAGCAGTACCCGCGGCTGCGCACCGCACCGCCGCGCCGGCTGGCCGGCACCGGCTTCGGGTCCGGGGCGCAGGCCGGACGCCGCGCGGACCTGGGTGGCCGGGACCTCGGCGGCACGGCCACCGAACGACAACTCGGCCGCTGA
- the purM gene encoding phosphoribosylformylglycinamidine cyclo-ligase, with product MTHVSERSGAGSSPTGAGGDRQLWTAGAGRQARKRSVSYADAGVSIDAGDRAVELLKSKVRQTRRPEVLGDLGGFAGLFRLDTTKYKNPILASSTDGVGTKLVIAQQMDIHDTVGIDLVAMVVDDLVACGAEPLFLLDYIATGEVVPDKVAEIGAGIADGCRYAGCALLGGETAEHPGVLRPDEYDISATGVGVVEESDILSPDRVEVGDVVIAMRSSGLHSNGYSLVRHVLLGAARMRLDIVIDDFGRQRTLGEELLTPTKIYAKDCLKLIAEAEVRALAHVTGGGIPGNLVRVLPEHVDAVVNRSTWKPQPVFDLIQSKGRIDDPEMESTFNMGVGMFAIVSAEDADRALATLTGRGVEAWQAGEIIEGTGNVQMVGQHTRG from the coding sequence GTGACGCACGTGTCCGAGCGCAGCGGCGCAGGAAGCAGCCCGACCGGCGCCGGCGGCGACCGCCAGCTCTGGACGGCCGGCGCCGGCCGTCAGGCGCGCAAACGCTCGGTCTCGTACGCCGACGCCGGGGTCTCGATCGATGCGGGCGACCGCGCGGTGGAGCTGCTCAAGTCGAAGGTGCGCCAGACCCGTCGCCCGGAGGTGCTGGGCGACCTCGGTGGCTTCGCGGGCCTGTTCCGTCTGGACACGACGAAGTACAAGAACCCGATCCTGGCCTCCTCCACGGACGGCGTGGGCACCAAGCTGGTGATCGCCCAGCAGATGGACATCCACGACACGGTCGGCATCGACCTGGTCGCGATGGTCGTCGACGACCTGGTGGCCTGCGGTGCCGAGCCGCTCTTCCTGCTCGACTACATCGCCACCGGCGAGGTCGTACCGGACAAGGTCGCCGAGATCGGAGCGGGCATCGCCGACGGCTGCCGGTACGCCGGCTGCGCGCTGCTGGGCGGGGAGACCGCCGAGCACCCCGGCGTGCTCCGCCCGGACGAGTACGACATCTCGGCGACCGGCGTCGGCGTGGTCGAGGAGAGCGACATCCTCAGCCCGGACCGGGTCGAGGTGGGCGACGTGGTGATCGCCATGCGCTCCTCCGGCCTGCACTCCAACGGCTACTCGCTGGTCCGTCACGTGCTGCTCGGCGCGGCCCGGATGCGGCTGGACATCGTGATCGACGACTTCGGCCGGCAGCGGACCCTGGGCGAGGAGCTGCTCACCCCGACCAAGATCTACGCCAAGGACTGCCTCAAGCTGATCGCCGAGGCCGAGGTCCGGGCGCTGGCCCACGTCACCGGCGGTGGCATCCCCGGCAACCTGGTCCGGGTGCTGCCGGAGCACGTCGACGCGGTGGTCAACCGGTCCACCTGGAAGCCGCAGCCGGTCTTCGACCTGATCCAGTCGAAGGGCCGGATCGACGACCCGGAGATGGAGTCCACCTTCAACATGGGCGTCGGCATGTTCGCGATCGTCTCGGCCGAGGACGCCGACCGGGCGCTGGCCACGCTGACCGGCCGTGGGGTCGAGGCGTGGCAGGCCGGCGAGATCATCGAGGGCACCGGCAACGTGCAGATGGTTGGCCAGCACACCCGGGGATGA
- a CDS encoding BldC family transcriptional regulator, translating to MASRTHEPEPLLTPAEVASMFRVDPKTVTRWAKAGKLSAIRTLGGHRRYRESEVRALLQGQIPQQRQGD from the coding sequence ATGGCATCGCGAACGCACGAACCAGAGCCGCTACTCACGCCGGCCGAGGTGGCGTCGATGTTCCGTGTCGACCCGAAGACGGTGACCCGGTGGGCCAAGGCTGGCAAGCTCAGCGCCATCCGCACGCTGGGTGGTCACCGTCGATACCGCGAGTCGGAGGTCAGGGCGCTGTTGCAGGGCCAGATCCCGCAGCAGCGGCAGGGCGACTGA
- a CDS encoding enoyl-CoA hydratase/isomerase family protein: protein MSGGLRIEERPDRLVVTLDRPEKRNAIDADLIAELHQVCAELEARPRLLLLTGGTAGIFAGGADIGQLRERGRTDALAAINSAAFARIRALPMPSVAAVDGPALGGGAELAYACDLRVCTARAVFGQPEVRLGILAGAGATHRLPALIGEARAKELLFTGRRVDATEALRIGLVNRVVDEPGDLLAVAHGLLDEMAQGSSLALRLTKLAVDAPAAAHPQLDLVSQAVLFEDEEKHRRMTEFLERRRPR, encoded by the coding sequence GTGAGCGGGGGACTGCGGATCGAGGAGCGGCCGGACCGGCTGGTGGTCACCCTGGACCGGCCGGAGAAGCGCAACGCCATCGACGCCGACCTGATCGCCGAGCTGCACCAGGTCTGTGCCGAGTTGGAGGCGCGCCCCCGCCTGCTGTTGCTCACGGGGGGCACGGCGGGCATCTTCGCCGGTGGCGCCGACATCGGTCAGCTCCGTGAGCGGGGCCGCACCGACGCCCTGGCCGCGATCAACTCGGCCGCCTTCGCCCGGATCAGGGCGCTGCCGATGCCGAGCGTGGCTGCCGTGGACGGTCCGGCGCTGGGTGGCGGCGCGGAACTGGCGTACGCCTGCGATCTGCGGGTGTGCACGGCGCGGGCGGTCTTCGGCCAGCCGGAGGTCCGGTTGGGAATCCTGGCCGGCGCCGGCGCGACCCACCGGCTGCCCGCGCTCATCGGCGAGGCCCGGGCCAAGGAGCTGCTCTTCACCGGCCGGCGGGTGGATGCCACCGAGGCGCTGCGGATCGGCCTGGTGAACCGGGTGGTGGACGAGCCCGGCGACCTGCTGGCGGTGGCGCACGGGCTGCTGGACGAGATGGCCCAGGGCTCGTCGCTGGCACTGCGGCTGACCAAGCTGGCGGTGGACGCGCCGGCCGCCGCGCACCCGCAGCTCGACCTGGTCAGCCAGGCGGTGCTCTTCGAGGACGAGGAGAAGCACCGCCGGATGACCGAGTTCCTGGAGCGCCGCCGGCCCCGGTGA
- a CDS encoding Glu/Leu/Phe/Val family dehydrogenase: MGVFASTDDPVSTGHEQIVFCQDKQSGLKAIIGIYSTALGPALGGTRFYPYANEDAALADVLDLSRGMAYKNALAGLDLGGGKAVIWGDPEQIKSEALLRAYGRFVESLAGRYYTACDVGTYVADMDVVARETRYVTGRSVEHGGAGDSSILTAWGVFQGMRAAAEHVWGTPSLRGRRVGVAGLGKVGKYLTGHLLEDGAEVVATDVNPKALEWARTNHPQVTLVDDAAALVAADIDVYAPCALGGALNDETVPALRAKVVAGAANNQLAHPGIEKLLADRGILYAPDYVVNAGGVIQVADEIEGFNFDRAKLRATRIYDTTRQILHLADAEGVPPAVAADRLAERRMADVGRLRTIHLR; the protein is encoded by the coding sequence ATGGGCGTATTCGCGAGCACCGACGACCCGGTATCGACCGGTCACGAACAGATCGTGTTCTGCCAGGACAAGCAGAGCGGCCTGAAGGCGATCATCGGGATCTACTCCACCGCGCTGGGGCCGGCGCTGGGCGGCACCCGCTTCTACCCGTACGCCAACGAGGACGCGGCGCTCGCCGACGTGCTCGACCTGTCCCGCGGGATGGCGTACAAGAACGCTCTCGCCGGGCTTGACCTGGGCGGCGGCAAGGCGGTCATCTGGGGCGACCCCGAGCAGATCAAGAGCGAGGCGCTGCTGCGCGCGTACGGCCGCTTCGTGGAGTCGCTGGCCGGCCGCTACTACACCGCCTGCGACGTCGGCACGTACGTGGCGGACATGGACGTCGTGGCCCGGGAGACCCGCTACGTGACCGGCCGCAGCGTGGAGCACGGCGGTGCGGGCGACTCCTCGATCCTGACCGCCTGGGGCGTCTTCCAGGGCATGCGGGCGGCCGCCGAGCACGTGTGGGGCACCCCGAGCCTGCGCGGCCGCCGGGTCGGTGTGGCCGGTCTGGGCAAGGTCGGCAAGTACCTGACCGGGCACCTGCTGGAGGACGGCGCCGAGGTGGTGGCCACCGACGTCAACCCGAAGGCGCTGGAGTGGGCACGGACCAACCACCCGCAGGTCACCCTGGTGGACGACGCCGCCGCGCTGGTCGCCGCCGACATCGACGTGTACGCGCCGTGCGCGCTGGGTGGCGCGCTGAACGACGAGACCGTGCCGGCGCTGCGGGCCAAGGTTGTCGCCGGCGCGGCGAACAACCAGCTCGCCCACCCGGGCATCGAGAAGCTGCTGGCCGACCGGGGCATCCTGTACGCCCCGGACTACGTGGTCAACGCTGGCGGCGTGATCCAGGTGGCGGACGAGATCGAGGGCTTCAACTTCGACCGGGCGAAGCTCCGGGCCACGCGGATCTACGACACCACCCGGCAGATCCTGCACCTTGCCGACGCCGAGGGCGTGCCGCCGGCGGTGGCCGCGGACCGGCTGGCGGAGCGGCGGATGGCCGACGTCGGCCGCCTTCGCACGATCCACCTGCGCTGA
- a CDS encoding class I SAM-dependent methyltransferase yields MTGEPQIGDVIGELLRDTLAVATGVGPRPLVGGRLPRPVIEIIERDDGLINGAPAAHYLDGPADWQPYDHRAVDRVRGETLDIGTGAGRIALLLQERGVPVTGLDTSAGALEVSRRRGVQRLVHGTVDTHVADGQRYDTFLLLGNNLGLFEGRERAPEFLAALAALARPGAQIIAHGTDPYGTRDPLHTGYHERNRRRGRLGGQLRLRLRYRELGTEWFDYLVCSADEFAELVRGSAWRLTDVDDRDAPYYLATLRLAD; encoded by the coding sequence ATGACGGGGGAGCCTCAAATCGGTGACGTGATCGGCGAACTGCTGCGGGACACGCTCGCCGTGGCCACGGGGGTGGGCCCTCGACCGCTGGTCGGCGGACGGCTGCCCCGACCGGTCATCGAGATCATTGAGCGGGACGACGGGTTGATCAACGGTGCGCCGGCAGCGCACTACCTGGACGGGCCAGCGGACTGGCAGCCGTACGACCACCGGGCGGTGGACCGGGTCCGGGGCGAGACGCTGGACATCGGCACCGGCGCCGGCCGGATCGCGTTGCTGCTGCAGGAGCGCGGCGTACCGGTCACCGGGCTGGACACCTCGGCCGGCGCGCTGGAGGTGAGCCGGCGCCGCGGGGTCCAGCGGCTGGTGCACGGCACCGTGGACACGCACGTCGCCGACGGCCAGCGGTACGACACGTTCCTGCTCCTCGGCAACAACCTGGGCCTGTTCGAGGGACGGGAGCGGGCACCGGAGTTCCTGGCGGCGCTCGCCGCGCTGGCCCGGCCCGGGGCGCAGATCATCGCGCACGGCACCGACCCGTACGGCACCCGCGACCCGCTGCACACCGGCTACCACGAGCGCAACCGCCGCCGGGGCAGGCTCGGCGGCCAGCTCCGGCTCCGCCTGCGCTACCGGGAGCTGGGCACCGAGTGGTTCGACTACCTGGTCTGCTCTGCCGACGAGTTCGCCGAGCTGGTGCGGGGCAGCGCCTGGCGGCTGACCGATGTGGACGACCGGGACGCCCCCTACTACCTGGCCACCCTGCGCCTCGCCGACTGA
- the amcA gene encoding multiple cyclophane-containing RiPP AmcA, whose translation MPETTSHRRPERGADDAPDGVAERVRDVAPGLVALLQEAEDARRLRAEVPGGGGASAVCAWNHFENIPTFYNWNNRPR comes from the coding sequence ATGCCCGAGACCACCAGTCACCGGCGCCCTGAGCGCGGAGCGGATGACGCTCCGGACGGAGTCGCCGAGCGGGTGCGGGACGTGGCCCCGGGGCTCGTCGCGCTCCTGCAGGAGGCCGAGGACGCGCGACGGCTGCGGGCGGAGGTGCCGGGCGGAGGCGGCGCCAGCGCCGTCTGCGCCTGGAACCACTTCGAGAACATCCCGACCTTCTACAACTGGAACAACCGCCCGCGCTGA
- a CDS encoding DUF3073 domain-containing protein, which produces MGRGRAKAKQTKVARELKYHSPNTDLTALQRELAGAGKSEHHFDDDSKEFVDDDDEDHADDDPDPWIRPTR; this is translated from the coding sequence ATGGGGCGCGGCCGTGCTAAGGCCAAGCAGACGAAGGTGGCCCGGGAGTTGAAGTACCACTCCCCGAACACCGACCTCACCGCCTTGCAGCGTGAACTGGCGGGTGCTGGTAAGTCTGAGCACCACTTCGACGACGACTCTAAAGAGTTCGTCGACGACGATGATGAGGATCACGCGGACGACGACCCGGATCCCTGGATCCGTCCGACCCGCTGA
- a CDS encoding ABC transporter substrate-binding protein, with protein MLVSRRSRVASLAACATILLATSACGNDKAEEKSAQQVRLYGTDGNMLNSYPAELKERANLVDGMKGTTPLTPLPEDFKSRLRSVDPALTDYLYSAETYDAVVIGVLAAQLAGSTDPAAIAKQIIGVTNNGQRCEDPASCLALARAGQDIEYRSVSLTRAGFTDKGEPATASYATLTFDGQQINDGKTEFVGAGTESAASTKAPPKPRKQPAGGKDDQEPLVLGGLLPKTGDLAISYAPMAAGAALAIQEVNAAGGALGKPVTWLDGDDGTNPEVAKATVAKHVADGVSLIIGAGASGISREVLPDVVKAGKILFSPCNTDASLTDVEDKGLYFRTAPPDSLQGRALADVILRDGSQKISIVARKDSYGEGLQATVRDELQKAGIAEDRIKLLTYDPPADAKAAPVDFAGGAKEIKDFGADAVLVIGFGESAQVIRALADSGVQIVH; from the coding sequence ATGCTCGTATCACGCCGCTCGCGGGTGGCCTCACTGGCCGCCTGCGCGACGATCCTGCTTGCCACAAGCGCCTGCGGGAATGACAAGGCCGAGGAGAAAAGCGCCCAACAGGTGCGCCTCTATGGCACGGACGGCAACATGCTCAACTCCTACCCTGCGGAGTTGAAGGAACGTGCCAATCTCGTCGATGGAATGAAGGGAACGACGCCGCTCACCCCGCTACCGGAGGACTTCAAGAGCCGGCTACGGTCCGTCGATCCGGCGCTGACGGACTACCTCTACTCCGCCGAGACGTACGACGCGGTCGTGATCGGGGTGCTCGCCGCCCAACTGGCCGGGAGCACCGACCCGGCGGCCATCGCGAAGCAGATCATCGGCGTGACCAACAACGGTCAACGCTGCGAGGACCCGGCGAGTTGCCTGGCGCTGGCCCGCGCCGGGCAGGACATCGAGTACCGCAGCGTGTCGCTGACCCGGGCGGGCTTCACCGACAAGGGCGAGCCGGCCACCGCGAGCTACGCGACGCTGACCTTCGACGGGCAGCAGATCAACGACGGCAAGACCGAGTTCGTCGGGGCGGGCACCGAGTCGGCGGCGAGCACCAAGGCCCCGCCGAAGCCGCGGAAGCAGCCTGCGGGCGGCAAAGACGACCAGGAGCCGCTGGTTCTGGGCGGCCTGCTGCCGAAGACCGGCGACCTGGCGATCTCCTATGCGCCGATGGCGGCCGGCGCGGCGCTGGCGATTCAGGAGGTCAACGCCGCTGGCGGCGCGCTGGGCAAGCCGGTGACCTGGCTGGACGGCGACGACGGCACCAACCCGGAGGTGGCCAAGGCGACCGTGGCCAAGCACGTGGCGGACGGCGTCAGCCTGATCATCGGCGCCGGTGCATCCGGTATCTCCCGGGAGGTGCTGCCGGACGTGGTGAAGGCCGGAAAGATTCTCTTTTCGCCGTGCAACACCGACGCCAGCCTGACCGACGTGGAGGACAAGGGTCTCTACTTCCGGACCGCCCCGCCGGACAGCCTCCAGGGCCGGGCGCTCGCCGACGTGATCCTCCGCGACGGGTCGCAGAAGATCTCCATCGTCGCCCGTAAGGACTCGTACGGCGAGGGCCTCCAGGCCACCGTCCGCGACGAGTTGCAGAAGGCCGGCATCGCCGAGGACCGCATCAAGCTGCTCACCTACGACCCGCCGGCCGACGCCAAGGCTGCCCCGGTCGACTTCGCCGGTGGCGCGAAGGAGATCAAGGACTTCGGCGCGGACGCCGTGCTGGTCATCGGCTTCGGCGAATCCGCCCAGGTGATCCGGGCGCTCGCCGACAGCGGAGTGCAGATCGTGCACTGA
- a CDS encoding 3-hydroxyacyl-CoA dehydrogenase family protein: MSDRFVVVGAGTMGLGIAYVAAGAGHAVELVEVDPDRGATALNRLAELWERAVQRGKLGADQAAANRQRVTLRPTLAEVAPAPEVIVEAVPERLDLKRAVLRDAAALHPALLGSNTSSIAIGDLATGLDRPERFLGLHFFNPVWAMALLEIVVGPATAEETTTAAVALAARLGKDPVVVRDLPGFATSRLGVTLGLEAIRMVADGVASPADIDKAMVLGYRHPIGPLELTDLVGLDVRLDIARTLQAAYGDRFAPPPLLLEMVAAGRLGKKSGHGFYRWDGGAKQ, encoded by the coding sequence ATGAGCGATCGTTTCGTGGTCGTCGGTGCGGGCACGATGGGGCTCGGCATCGCGTACGTGGCGGCCGGGGCCGGGCACGCCGTCGAGCTGGTCGAGGTGGACCCGGACCGGGGCGCGACCGCGCTGAACCGGCTCGCCGAGCTGTGGGAGCGGGCCGTGCAGCGCGGGAAACTGGGCGCCGACCAGGCGGCGGCGAACCGTCAGCGGGTGACACTGCGCCCGACTCTCGCCGAGGTCGCCCCCGCCCCGGAGGTGATCGTGGAGGCCGTGCCGGAGCGGCTCGACCTGAAGCGGGCGGTGCTGCGTGACGCCGCCGCGCTGCACCCGGCGCTGCTGGGCAGCAACACCTCCAGCATCGCCATCGGTGACCTGGCCACCGGTCTGGACCGGCCCGAGCGCTTCCTCGGTCTGCACTTCTTCAACCCGGTCTGGGCGATGGCGCTGCTGGAGATCGTGGTCGGCCCGGCCACCGCCGAGGAGACCACCACCGCGGCCGTCGCGCTCGCCGCCCGGCTGGGCAAGGACCCCGTCGTGGTACGCGACCTGCCGGGTTTCGCCACCTCGCGGCTCGGGGTCACCCTCGGCCTGGAGGCGATCCGGATGGTCGCCGACGGGGTGGCCAGCCCGGCCGACATCGACAAGGCGATGGTGCTGGGCTATCGGCACCCGATCGGGCCGCTGGAGTTGACCGACCTCGTCGGCCTGGACGTGCGGCTGGACATCGCCCGCACCCTCCAGGCCGCGTACGGCGATCGCTTCGCGCCGCCGCCGTTGCTTCTCGAGATGGTGGCCGCCGGACGGCTGGGCAAGAAGTCCGGGCACGGTTTCTACAGGTGGGACGGCGGTGCCAAGCAGTGA